The genomic DNA GCTGTTGTCGGTCGTTGGCGCAATGGGGGTGATGGTCTTCTGGGGTTTGTCTCTGCTGAATCCATCTTAGGAGTCTGTCCGAGTAATACCATTCTGCTGCGGCAAACGAGCTGCCGGTATCTGCGTCGTTCTTGGCCCGAAACAATCCTCGACGTATTCCAGCGAATACGCCTCCGGATTTTTCGTGCCTGCGGTCTCGCATCTCCCAGCAGCTCCTTCCCCTCGCAACGAAGGATGACTCGGACAGACTCCTATCCCGGACTGTTCCTGAATGCCTGCTCCGTCGTCCGGTCCTGTCGCCCCGCGGGCCTCGATCTCAAACGCCTCGCGACGGCATTCATGAATAGTCCTGGCTAGTTAGGGGCTCGCTTGGCCTTTATCGAGCGGCCGAGCGAAAAGGGGTGACGACATGCTTGTGATGTTGGCAGTGGGAGGGATCACCTGTGTGGTGTGGGGGACAATGCTGTGGCTGTCCTTCCTCGATGAAAAACGGGTCGGATTACTGAGGAGGCCCGTGAAACATGGCAAGAACGCCGTTCGAGACGTCGGAGGTTGAGAACCGGACGACAGGGATATCGTGAGGAAGAGGATGAAGCGCAGGTTGTGTAGATCGGAATCGTACGCACCGGCACAGTGCGACCAGGCGATGGGATCTCGTCGTGGCGGGGTGTATTGCCTCATGGCAAGGAGGGCCTCTGCTGCAAATGGCAACAGTGGGGAGTTGGAATCGGGGCCCTCTGTCTTATACCTGCCCAGAAAATAAGCGAGAGACCAACGGATGAACGGGAGAGGTGCTGGCATTTGTCTTGCTCGTGAAGGCGCTATCAGCCGTTGACCGTCTGCGTTCAGATTGCCATCACCCACGCGCACCGCTCCTTGATCGACCATCCGACGCCGCTTGCCGGAGACCGGTCGCCTCCATGGGAACAGTCGCCCAACCGTTTCAGAGGAGCTATCATGACTAAGCCACTGATGACACGGATCCTCTTGGCGACCGATTTTTCAGATGGCGCGGCCTGTGCGCAGGACTATGCCATCTATCTCGCCTCCCACTGGGGAGCCACGTTGGAGGTCCTGCATGTGATCGAGACGCCCCACCGGTCGAGCGCCGAGGCGGAATCCCTTGCCGCGGTTGTACAGGTGCGAGCGGAGGCTGCGCGGCAGTTGGAGCAGGTGCGTGACGATCTGGTGCGGCGTGGCGTCTCAGTCAAGGTGCGGCTGGTTCTGGGGAACCCGGCAGAGCACATTGGTCTGGCTGCCAAGGACAAGGGGGCGGAGCTTGTCGTGCTGGGCGTCCAGGGCCGAACCAACTTGCTGTATGGGCTGATCGGCAGCACGGCGGAACGGGTCGTGACAGAAGGGCCCTGTCCGGTTCTCGCGGTACCAGGGTTGCGTGAAGAAGCGGGCAGGCCGTCCGCGGCAGGCAGACAGGTACACATCCGGCATATTCTGGCACCGCTGGATTTTTCGAGTCCCTCGCTGGATGCCGTCGAATATGCCATTCAACTCGCCAACGGCCTCGGCGCCACAGTCACGTTGATGCATGTGTTGGAACCGGTCTGCTACGACCTGGATTGCGGCCTCGGTGTAGTCGAACAGGAGGCGCGAAAACGAGACCATTGGAACAGGCAACTGTCGGAACTCCAGACCCTCGTGACCTCGTTCGGATTGGCGGCCGACGTCGAGATTTCAGGAGGCATTGCCTCCGATGCGATTCTCGCCTCTGCGTTACGCCATCGATCCGATCTGATCGTGATGGGGACCCATGGCCGCCGCGGTGTCTCCGCGCAACGGTTCGGAAGCGTGTCGGAGGCGGTGTTGCGCCTGGCAACCTGTCCGGTCTTAACGGTCAAGACGCCGAAATTCGCCGCAGGCCACCGCCGGGTAGTGCCGCAAGCGATGAGAGAGACGGAAATTAAGGGAGCACAGCCATGAACCAGCGCGATATCTATATTACCGAA from Nitrospira sp. ND1 includes the following:
- a CDS encoding universal stress protein, translating into MTKPLMTRILLATDFSDGAACAQDYAIYLASHWGATLEVLHVIETPHRSSAEAESLAAVVQVRAEAARQLEQVRDDLVRRGVSVKVRLVLGNPAEHIGLAAKDKGAELVVLGVQGRTNLLYGLIGSTAERVVTEGPCPVLAVPGLREEAGRPSAAGRQVHIRHILAPLDFSSPSLDAVEYAIQLANGLGATVTLMHVLEPVCYDLDCGLGVVEQEARKRDHWNRQLSELQTLVTSFGLAADVEISGGIASDAILASALRHRSDLIVMGTHGRRGVSAQRFGSVSEAVLRLATCPVLTVKTPKFAAGHRRVVPQAMRETEIKGAQP